In one Candidatus Caccoplasma merdavium genomic region, the following are encoded:
- a CDS encoding TraR/DksA C4-type zinc finger protein gives MGKKTRYSDAELEEFRAIIQEKLDKAYKDYELLKASVMNADGNDTSDTSPTFKVLEEGATTLSKEEAGQLAQRQMKFIQHLQAAMVRIENKTYGICRETGELIPKERLYAVPHATLSINAKKEQK, from the coding sequence ATGGGAAAGAAAACACGTTATTCCGATGCAGAGTTGGAAGAATTTCGAGCTATTATTCAAGAGAAACTTGATAAAGCATATAAAGACTATGAGCTGCTCAAAGCTTCTGTCATGAATGCCGACGGTAACGATACCAGCGACACCTCCCCCACGTTCAAAGTCCTTGAAGAAGGAGCTACGACGTTATCGAAAGAAGAAGCCGGACAGTTGGCGCAACGTCAGATGAAATTTATCCAGCATTTGCAGGCCGCCATGGTGCGCATCGAGAACAAGACCTACGGTATATGCCGAGAAACCGGCGAACTGATACCCAAAGAACGTCTCTATGCCGTACCTCATGCGACGCTGAGTATCAATGCGAAGAAAGAACAAAAATGA
- a CDS encoding TlpA family protein disulfide reductase: MKLKNLTVIALTGMVCMTACTSQPAVEGKWVGGAGKTVYLQQKADDQTRVVDSAVVAADGSFAFALPAGKIDVYELSAANEARKNLLLSDVPVVVTIETETETNEDSTTVDVLSILAEGDEQKAYEDGYDLIMASAFMSLGRMFTFSNILSGEDKSMTIDSAVVLYNMIEAKMQESMANYVDSAKNNYGVAYFIKEYMIQNKPFDEVEAAYESLTDRVKLSNPGIELKAAIDELASVSIGGTAPDITLMTPDSTELSLSSLRGHYVLLDFWASWCGPCLREVPNVKAIYDKYHDKGFEIYGVSLDETPDPWKAAIKKNEMNWHHVSSLKGWDCPTAKRYNVTGIPRMYIINPEGKIIAMDLRGEELANFVASLYE; the protein is encoded by the coding sequence ATGAAACTGAAAAATTTAACCGTAATTGCCTTGACCGGCATGGTGTGCATGACGGCTTGCACATCGCAACCTGCCGTAGAAGGAAAATGGGTGGGCGGAGCCGGCAAAACCGTCTACCTGCAACAAAAGGCCGATGACCAAACCCGTGTCGTCGATTCGGCCGTGGTGGCTGCCGACGGGTCATTTGCGTTTGCCCTCCCTGCCGGGAAAATCGACGTGTATGAACTCAGCGCCGCCAACGAGGCAAGAAAGAACCTCCTCCTGTCGGACGTGCCCGTTGTCGTGACCATCGAAACCGAAACGGAAACCAACGAAGACAGCACGACTGTGGATGTATTGAGTATCCTCGCCGAAGGCGATGAACAAAAAGCCTATGAAGATGGCTACGATCTGATTATGGCTTCGGCATTCATGTCGTTAGGAAGAATGTTTACATTCTCAAACATTCTCTCGGGAGAAGACAAGAGCATGACGATAGACTCAGCCGTAGTCCTGTATAACATGATCGAAGCAAAGATGCAAGAGTCGATGGCCAACTATGTCGATTCTGCCAAGAACAATTATGGCGTTGCTTATTTCATCAAGGAGTATATGATTCAAAACAAACCTTTCGATGAAGTAGAAGCCGCTTATGAGTCTTTGACCGATCGTGTAAAACTCTCCAATCCCGGTATCGAATTGAAGGCCGCCATTGACGAATTGGCCAGCGTATCGATTGGAGGTACGGCTCCCGACATTACCTTGATGACCCCCGACAGCACCGAATTGTCATTGTCGAGCTTGCGCGGACACTATGTATTGCTCGATTTCTGGGCATCGTGGTGCGGCCCCTGCTTGCGAGAGGTTCCCAACGTGAAGGCTATCTATGACAAGTATCACGATAAAGGTTTCGAAATTTATGGCGTATCGCTCGACGAAACCCCCGATCCTTGGAAAGCCGCCATTAAGAAAAACGAGATGAACTGGCATCACGTTTCTTCGTTGAAAGGTTGGGATTGCCCCACTGCCAAACGTTACAATGTAACCGGTATTCCCCGCATGTATATTATCAATCCCGAAGGCAAAATCATTGCCATGGATTTGAGAGGCGAGGAATTGGCCAACTTTGTTGCCAGCCTGTATGAATAA
- a CDS encoding RagB/SusD family nutrient uptake outer membrane protein, whose product MKTTTLIRKISFPALFALCLGMGGCNDFLERSAQNLVIPTTCADYTEILQGEGYFGDLIREGVWVNLMTDDMELFTPRYDNTLPYALNNYRYVYQWRDEIEIEDESFEDELFNFLYSQILVANTCIDALDQGLEGTPDEQEILRGQALFHRAFAYLMLANLYAEPYDFATPETPCVPLKTDPTPSLQPYERATFAEVYKQIDDDITEGLAALKGKDTGNYYYIGYNAMLFVAMRKALYTNDFDAAIEYGKEILEANDALFDITDRIQSVAPGEINGSDAYDNFMQPANPELMFCFASSTTTISNLISRSDAYEQTYTLSRTIDNNLIGLYDYDTTTCIGDHRLAYWFIAPHEAPGELYHKRGNYYALKFNTYDDLYMRAAFRSAEAYVTLAEAYARKENPDYATALDYVNHLRRYRLDAQAYEELTPADFAGGEEIVQFIWDERRRELCGEEFHRFFDLRRTTRAEVIHPYGNAGYYRLEKNDAAYTLNFPLAERQINPQNVNPRPARALISY is encoded by the coding sequence ATGAAGACGACAACCCTGATACGAAAAATAAGTTTCCCCGCTCTCTTTGCCCTTTGCCTGGGCATGGGCGGGTGCAATGATTTTCTCGAACGCTCGGCCCAGAACTTGGTCATTCCCACCACCTGCGCCGACTACACCGAGATACTCCAAGGCGAAGGCTACTTCGGCGATTTGATTCGCGAAGGCGTGTGGGTCAACCTGATGACCGACGACATGGAGTTGTTCACACCCCGGTATGACAATACCCTGCCTTATGCCCTCAACAACTACCGTTACGTCTACCAGTGGCGCGATGAGATAGAAATCGAGGACGAATCGTTCGAAGACGAGCTTTTCAATTTCCTCTATTCCCAAATACTGGTGGCCAACACCTGCATCGATGCCCTCGACCAGGGGCTCGAAGGGACACCCGACGAGCAGGAGATACTCCGCGGCCAGGCGTTGTTCCACCGGGCTTTTGCCTACCTCATGCTGGCCAACCTCTATGCCGAGCCTTACGACTTTGCCACGCCCGAGACCCCATGCGTGCCGTTGAAGACCGACCCCACGCCGTCGCTCCAACCGTATGAGCGGGCAACCTTTGCCGAGGTTTACAAGCAAATCGATGACGACATAACCGAAGGGTTGGCGGCCTTGAAAGGGAAAGATACCGGCAACTATTATTACATCGGCTACAACGCCATGCTCTTCGTGGCCATGCGCAAAGCGCTTTATACCAACGATTTCGATGCCGCCATCGAGTATGGCAAGGAGATATTGGAGGCCAACGATGCCCTATTCGACATCACCGACCGCATTCAGTCGGTTGCCCCGGGCGAAATAAACGGCTCCGATGCCTACGACAACTTTATGCAACCGGCCAATCCCGAGCTGATGTTTTGTTTTGCCTCTTCTACCACAACCATATCGAATCTTATTTCCAGATCCGATGCCTATGAACAGACTTATACCTTGTCGCGCACCATCGACAACAATCTTATTGGTTTGTACGACTACGACACGACCACCTGCATCGGCGACCACCGGTTGGCCTATTGGTTCATTGCCCCCCACGAAGCGCCCGGTGAACTCTACCACAAACGGGGGAATTACTACGCTTTGAAATTCAACACATACGATGACTTGTACATGCGTGCGGCTTTCCGCTCGGCCGAGGCTTATGTCACACTGGCCGAAGCCTATGCCCGCAAGGAAAATCCCGATTACGCCACCGCACTCGACTATGTGAACCACCTGCGCCGTTACCGTCTCGATGCCCAAGCCTACGAGGAGTTGACCCCGGCCGATTTTGCCGGTGGCGAAGAGATTGTGCAATTTATCTGGGACGAGCGTCGCCGGGAGCTTTGCGGTGAAGAGTTCCACCGCTTTTTCGACCTGCGCCGCACCACCCGTGCCGAAGTTATCCACCCTTACGGGAATGCCGGTTACTATCGCCTCGAAAAAAACGATGCCGCCTATACGCTCAACTTCCCGTTGGCCGAGCGGCAAATCAATCCGCAAAATGTCAACCCCCGTCCTGCGAGAGCCTTGATTTCATATTAG
- a CDS encoding lipoprotein signal peptidase — MTKRHIALLSIFLVLLIDQASKIWIKTHFTIGESITVFPWFRILFIENNGMAFGIEVLGKLFLSLFRVAAITVIGYYLFKLTRHTHYKSGFVICISLIFAGALGNIIDSLFYGMMFSESTYYTVATFMPEGGGYAPFLYGKVVDMLYFPLFGFYWPQWIPFVGGEYFEFFHPIFNIADSAISVGVLILILFYRHTFSSSLSELFPSKSKSK; from the coding sequence ATGACAAAACGGCACATTGCTCTCTTATCCATATTTTTGGTGCTTCTCATCGATCAAGCATCAAAAATATGGATCAAGACTCATTTCACCATAGGTGAATCAATCACGGTATTCCCGTGGTTCCGCATTCTTTTTATCGAGAACAACGGAATGGCTTTTGGTATAGAGGTCCTCGGCAAGTTGTTCCTCAGCTTGTTCAGAGTCGCAGCCATCACGGTCATTGGGTATTACCTCTTCAAACTCACTCGCCACACCCACTACAAGAGCGGATTTGTCATCTGCATATCGCTTATTTTTGCCGGTGCTTTGGGCAACATTATCGACTCATTGTTCTACGGAATGATGTTCAGTGAGTCGACCTATTACACGGTCGCCACGTTTATGCCCGAGGGAGGCGGATATGCCCCGTTTCTGTACGGAAAGGTCGTCGACATGCTCTATTTCCCCCTGTTCGGTTTTTACTGGCCTCAATGGATTCCGTTTGTCGGAGGGGAATATTTCGAGTTCTTTCACCCGATTTTCAATATAGCCGACTCGGCCATATCGGTAGGCGTCCTTATCCTTATCTTGTTCTACCGGCACACCTTCTCCTCTTCCCTCTCGGAATTGTTCCCGTCGAAGTCAAAATCAAAATAA
- a CDS encoding DUF4296 domain-containing protein — MFGAKRILAGISFTLLLVACEQIPSHIIAPEQMEDLLVDIHKAEAISDNMPLYATTDARERLRQSVLDRHEVTLAQFDTSLVWYSEHMTRYSQIYTNVSARLREEDDAVKTLLVERKSSPLTRPGDSIDVWNKEPYFMFEPRLYRHTLLFNVLADDNFRENDIFQLSMNFAKLPQGTVDKVRVTLVIRHRNDSIYTVSKEITRDGKITLEAQAQNNRVARVMGSIEIPLHPSWQECYVDKISLLRIRYKNRPNVPKP; from the coding sequence ATGTTCGGAGCCAAACGGATATTAGCAGGTATAAGTTTCACGCTTCTCCTTGTGGCGTGTGAGCAAATACCGTCGCACATCATCGCACCCGAACAGATGGAAGACCTTCTTGTCGACATACACAAAGCCGAAGCCATCTCGGACAACATGCCCCTATATGCCACCACCGATGCGAGAGAGCGGTTGCGTCAATCGGTTCTCGACCGCCACGAGGTGACCCTTGCCCAGTTCGACACCTCCCTGGTGTGGTACAGCGAGCACATGACCCGATATTCTCAAATCTATACCAATGTCTCTGCCCGGCTCAGAGAAGAAGACGATGCCGTAAAAACGCTTCTTGTCGAGCGTAAGAGTTCGCCCCTCACCCGCCCCGGCGACTCCATCGATGTATGGAACAAGGAACCCTATTTCATGTTCGAACCGCGATTATATCGTCATACCTTGCTGTTCAATGTCTTGGCCGATGACAATTTCAGGGAAAATGACATTTTCCAGTTGTCCATGAATTTCGCCAAGTTACCCCAAGGTACCGTCGATAAGGTGCGTGTAACGCTTGTGATAAGACACCGGAATGATTCGATTTACACGGTAAGCAAGGAAATCACACGAGATGGGAAGATAACACTTGAAGCCCAGGCCCAAAACAATCGGGTCGCCCGGGTCATGGGCAGCATCGAAATCCCTCTGCACCCATCATGGCAAGAGTGCTATGTCGATAAAATTTCCTTGTTGCGTATCCGGTACAAAAACCGGCCCAATGTTCCGAAACCATGA
- a CDS encoding glycosyltransferase family 2 protein — protein MRLAIVVPCYNEEKVLAESAKRLTGILQTLMEKKKVAENSFVLFVNDGSKDKTWSLIEELFRNDKHVFGLSLALNRGHQNALLAGLMSVKDICDAAVSIDADLQDDVDCIESMVDAYAQGFDIVYGVRSSRKSDTFFKRTTALAFYRLMSWLGAKSVYNHADYRLMSRRALQHLAQYPERNLFLRGIIPTIGYKSTSVYYERHERFAGESKYPLRKMVNFAIEGITSFSIKPIRLISSMGFLILFITLIMAIYTLVAFFMGRTVEGWASLMLSLWFLGSVLLIAIGTIGEYIGKIYIEVKQRPRYNIETFLTHDHDEND, from the coding sequence ATGAGATTAGCCATCGTCGTACCTTGTTATAACGAAGAAAAGGTCTTAGCCGAATCGGCCAAACGCCTTACCGGTATTCTCCAAACTTTGATGGAGAAAAAGAAAGTGGCCGAGAACAGTTTTGTCCTGTTTGTCAACGACGGAAGCAAAGACAAGACATGGTCCTTGATAGAGGAACTGTTTCGTAATGACAAACATGTCTTCGGATTGAGCCTGGCACTGAATCGCGGTCATCAGAACGCCTTGCTGGCCGGGCTCATGAGCGTAAAAGACATTTGTGATGCAGCCGTCTCCATCGACGCCGACCTGCAAGACGATGTCGACTGCATCGAATCCATGGTCGATGCCTATGCACAAGGATTCGACATTGTTTACGGCGTGCGCAGTTCCCGCAAAAGCGATACATTCTTCAAGCGTACCACGGCATTGGCTTTTTATCGGCTCATGTCGTGGCTCGGAGCCAAATCGGTCTATAACCACGCCGACTACCGACTGATGAGCCGCCGTGCCTTGCAACATCTTGCCCAATATCCCGAACGGAATCTCTTTCTTCGCGGGATTATCCCCACCATCGGATATAAATCGACCAGCGTTTACTACGAGCGACATGAACGATTTGCCGGCGAGTCGAAATATCCGCTGCGCAAGATGGTCAATTTTGCCATCGAAGGCATCACCTCATTTTCGATAAAGCCTATACGGCTCATCTCATCGATGGGATTTCTTATCCTTTTCATTACACTCATCATGGCCATCTATACCCTCGTTGCCTTCTTCATGGGACGTACGGTCGAAGGGTGGGCCTCCTTGATGCTTTCCTTGTGGTTCCTGGGGAGCGTGCTGTTGATAGCTATCGGCACGATAGGTGAATATATCGGGAAAATATATATCGAGGTAAAACAGCGTCCTCGTTACAACATCGAGACATTTCTCACTCACGACCATGATGAAAATGACTGA
- a CDS encoding SusC/RagA family TonB-linked outer membrane protein, giving the protein MQLFSIVAALLLFSSQAMAQKVRVVSGVVTDGKNEVLVGVTVAEKGASSGGAITDENGRYMILIPNNDATVIVFSSIGFEKKEVTVGDKKVIDVTLQEKSAYLDEVVVTGYQNVNRRELASAVSQIEMEDIKLSDKFSIDQMLAGQVAGMSVMTTSGGPSATPKIRIRGTSSLYGNTAPLWVLDGIILDDNSVNWDESGNLDPLAEDAQYLVGNAIAGVNPNDIESITVLKDASATAIYGVQAANGVIVVTTKKGRNGPAQVTYNGSVSINQRENYRRLYLMDAGERVQLSKDLLDSRLTYTRKNFTLGYEMLKNQYDAKALSRSEFNAAVDEMIDRNTDWFDLLFRNAVTQNHTLSLSGGNESTTYYSSVGASISEGTARQELSKRYTATLKVNSWISPKVYLGFQLNGSITDNQGYHSSFNPDSYARETARTIPAYNPDGSMFFYQPYESFSSSNMASETYAFNALHESKTTGNYADLASLTGLMNFVWKIYDGLRYEMTGSYVYNATKTTSWAQEDSYYVNTLRGYIYDTLEFNSIYWNESVIPQGGVISKAETSKTTLDIRNTLNYSKDFRGHLVSALATSEIRSVITDGFSGTYYGWMPERGQVISPAYTDAFVREFSRGNFTPVITDNQANTVSWIFSGIYSYRDTYTLNANVRMDGSNQFGENPEYRFLPIWSVAGKYAITNESFMKPYEDWLSYLALRLSYGIQGNVDKGTSPDLVMQIGSINSYTGMATSTVAYWPNEDLRWEKTTQYNVGLDMSFLLDRITATVDVYKKVGTDMIVNKTISAVNGYTLRKINGGDVNNSGVELAVKFTPVQTKDMRFVIGLVHSYNKNELIHANDETSNTRENMLSGAALIEGEALGTIYSYPFAGLDHETGLPIFYDKNGNTSATWGSRTYKNYTLYEDEIKLVKSGVVSPPHTGGINLEYRWKEWILRGSFTYSLGAVNRLPFIYGDYDAVFDPEKNVTRELLNRWREPGDELHTNIPALYDDNTYTDLGVRQPRTNVDHIYGTSMYDYSTARVCSTDNFRLRSLSLSYIFNKKMLKKMHLANFQISAQANNLFILADKRWHGFDPEQGSSATSSIPRTYSVSVTIGF; this is encoded by the coding sequence TTGCAGTTATTCAGTATTGTTGCAGCCCTGCTTCTTTTCTCGTCGCAAGCCATGGCCCAGAAAGTAAGAGTCGTTTCGGGCGTGGTCACTGACGGGAAAAACGAAGTGTTGGTGGGCGTGACCGTGGCGGAGAAAGGCGCCTCTTCGGGAGGTGCCATCACCGACGAAAACGGTCGCTACATGATTCTTATTCCAAACAATGACGCGACGGTCATTGTCTTTTCCTCGATCGGTTTCGAGAAAAAAGAGGTGACTGTCGGCGACAAGAAGGTCATCGACGTTACCCTTCAAGAAAAAAGTGCCTATCTCGACGAAGTGGTGGTAACCGGTTACCAGAATGTCAATCGCCGCGAGTTGGCCAGTGCCGTTTCGCAGATTGAGATGGAAGACATCAAGTTGTCCGATAAATTCTCCATCGACCAGATGTTGGCGGGACAGGTGGCCGGCATGTCGGTCATGACGACCAGCGGAGGCCCCAGTGCGACCCCGAAAATCCGTATCCGCGGAACCTCTTCCTTATATGGAAATACCGCACCTCTGTGGGTGCTCGACGGTATCATTCTCGACGACAACAGTGTAAACTGGGACGAGAGCGGCAACCTCGACCCCTTGGCCGAAGATGCCCAATATCTGGTGGGTAATGCCATTGCCGGTGTCAATCCCAACGACATCGAGAGCATTACCGTCCTGAAAGACGCCTCGGCAACGGCCATTTATGGTGTGCAGGCCGCCAACGGCGTCATTGTCGTGACCACCAAGAAAGGCCGCAACGGCCCCGCCCAGGTGACTTACAACGGCTCCGTTTCCATCAACCAGCGCGAAAATTACCGCCGCCTCTATTTGATGGATGCCGGCGAACGCGTCCAACTGTCGAAAGATTTGCTCGATTCCCGCCTTACCTATACCCGCAAGAACTTCACGCTCGGTTATGAGATGCTCAAAAACCAGTACGACGCCAAGGCTTTGAGCCGCTCCGAATTCAATGCCGCCGTCGATGAGATGATCGACCGCAATACCGACTGGTTCGACCTCCTTTTCCGCAATGCCGTGACACAGAACCATACCCTCAGCCTCTCCGGCGGTAACGAAAGCACCACCTACTATTCTTCGGTGGGCGCGTCGATATCGGAGGGTACGGCCCGGCAAGAGCTTTCGAAGCGTTACACGGCCACGTTGAAGGTCAATTCCTGGATCAGCCCCAAAGTCTACCTCGGCTTCCAACTCAACGGTTCGATTACCGACAACCAAGGCTACCACAGCAGTTTCAATCCCGACTCCTATGCCCGGGAAACGGCACGGACGATACCGGCTTACAATCCCGACGGTTCGATGTTTTTCTACCAGCCCTACGAGTCGTTCTCATCGAGCAACATGGCCAGTGAGACATACGCCTTCAACGCCTTGCACGAGTCAAAGACCACCGGCAACTATGCCGACCTCGCCAGCCTCACCGGGTTGATGAATTTCGTCTGGAAAATCTACGACGGCCTGCGATATGAGATGACCGGGTCGTATGTCTACAATGCGACGAAGACCACCTCTTGGGCTCAAGAAGACTCCTACTATGTCAACACCCTGCGCGGATATATCTATGATACATTGGAATTTAACAGCATATATTGGAACGAGAGCGTCATACCCCAGGGCGGCGTGATTTCAAAAGCCGAAACCAGCAAGACGACCCTCGATATCCGCAACACGCTCAACTATTCCAAGGATTTCCGCGGCCACTTGGTGAGTGCATTGGCCACTTCCGAGATACGCAGTGTCATCACCGACGGTTTTTCGGGCACATATTATGGTTGGATGCCCGAGCGCGGGCAGGTCATATCGCCGGCATATACCGATGCATTTGTTCGAGAATTTTCCCGTGGGAATTTCACTCCTGTGATTACCGACAACCAGGCCAATACCGTGTCGTGGATTTTTTCGGGCATCTACTCCTACCGCGACACCTACACCCTCAATGCCAACGTGCGTATGGACGGCAGCAACCAGTTCGGCGAGAATCCCGAATACCGATTCCTCCCTATATGGTCGGTAGCCGGCAAGTATGCCATCACCAACGAGTCGTTCATGAAACCCTATGAAGATTGGCTCTCCTACTTGGCGTTGCGCCTCTCTTACGGTATCCAGGGGAACGTCGACAAAGGCACGTCGCCCGACTTGGTCATGCAGATTGGTTCCATCAATTCCTACACCGGCATGGCCACATCGACGGTGGCCTACTGGCCCAACGAGGACCTGCGCTGGGAAAAGACCACCCAATACAACGTCGGCCTCGACATGTCGTTCCTGCTCGACCGCATCACCGCCACCGTCGATGTCTACAAAAAGGTGGGTACCGACATGATTGTCAACAAGACCATCTCTGCTGTCAACGGCTACACGTTGCGGAAAATCAACGGCGGTGATGTCAACAACAGCGGTGTGGAACTGGCCGTGAAATTCACCCCCGTGCAGACCAAAGACATGCGTTTTGTCATCGGCCTCGTGCACTCCTATAACAAGAACGAGTTGATACACGCCAATGACGAGACAAGCAACACGCGGGAGAACATGCTCTCGGGCGCGGCGCTCATCGAGGGTGAGGCGTTGGGTACCATCTATTCTTATCCCTTTGCCGGCCTCGACCACGAAACCGGCCTCCCGATTTTCTACGACAAGAATGGCAATACCTCGGCCACATGGGGAAGCCGCACCTATAAGAACTACACCCTCTACGAAGACGAGATAAAGCTTGTGAAGTCGGGCGTCGTTTCGCCTCCCCACACGGGCGGCATCAACCTCGAATACCGTTGGAAGGAGTGGATTCTCCGCGGTTCGTTCACCTATTCGCTCGGCGCGGTCAACCGCCTGCCTTTCATCTATGGCGACTACGATGCCGTGTTCGACCCCGAAAAGAACGTGACGCGGGAACTCCTGAACCGCTGGCGCGAGCCGGGCGACGAGTTGCACACCAACATTCCCGCCCTCTACGACGACAATACCTATACCGATTTGGGTGTGCGCCAACCGCGTACCAATGTCGACCACATCTACGGCACCTCCATGTATGACTACTCCACGGCACGCGTATGCTCGACCGACAATTTCCGTCTCCGGAGCCTGTCGCTTTCATACATCTTCAACAAGAAAATGCTCAAAAAGATGCACTTGGCCAATTTCCAGATTTCGGCCCAAGCCAACAACCTCTTTATCCTTGCCGACAAGCGTTGGCACGGTTTCGACCCCGAACAGGGCAGTTCGGCCACCTCTTCGATTCCGCGCACCTATTCGGTGTCGGTGACAATCGGTTTCTAA